One stretch of Rosistilla oblonga DNA includes these proteins:
- a CDS encoding pyridoxal phosphate-dependent aminotransferase, with product MTKSTHPWLADRTAAFDSSGIRRVFDLAATLKDPINLSIGQPDFDVPDPVKQACIAAINSGKNAYSQTQGIAPLRDKLQSQLDAQYGHADRKVFVTSGTSGGLVLSMFAMVNPGDEVIFFDPFFVMYPPLIKLVGGVPVPIDTYPDFKIDIQKVADAITPRTKMILLNSPGNPTGVIATEQEQRELAALAAERGIALVSDEIYSRFCYADRFISPAEFNDQTIVIDGFSKSHAMTGWRVGFVHGPTEVVETMTKLQQYSFVCAPQPAQWAALEAIDVDVDDYRQQYQGKRDRIIDALKDDYEIEVPGGAFYIFPKVPWGTGTTFVEAAIAAGLLIIPGGIFSGRDTHFRISYAASDQTIDRGIEVLKQLARSGPKA from the coding sequence ATGACCAAATCAACGCACCCTTGGCTGGCGGATCGCACGGCGGCTTTCGACAGCAGCGGCATCCGCCGCGTCTTCGATCTGGCGGCCACGCTGAAGGATCCAATTAACCTGTCGATCGGTCAACCCGACTTCGATGTCCCCGACCCGGTCAAGCAAGCCTGCATCGCTGCGATCAACTCCGGCAAAAACGCCTACTCCCAAACCCAAGGGATCGCACCGCTGCGCGATAAACTGCAATCGCAGCTGGACGCCCAATACGGGCATGCCGATCGCAAGGTCTTCGTGACCAGCGGCACCAGCGGCGGGTTGGTGCTGTCGATGTTTGCGATGGTCAATCCGGGCGACGAAGTGATCTTCTTCGATCCCTTTTTTGTGATGTATCCGCCGTTGATCAAGCTGGTCGGTGGCGTGCCGGTTCCGATCGACACCTATCCCGACTTTAAGATCGACATCCAAAAGGTCGCCGATGCGATCACGCCTCGCACCAAGATGATCCTGTTGAACAGCCCCGGTAATCCGACGGGTGTGATCGCGACCGAACAGGAGCAACGAGAGCTGGCGGCGCTGGCTGCCGAGCGTGGGATCGCATTGGTATCCGACGAGATCTACAGCCGCTTCTGTTACGCCGACCGCTTCATTTCGCCGGCCGAATTCAACGATCAAACGATCGTGATCGATGGCTTCAGCAAAAGTCACGCGATGACCGGATGGCGGGTTGGATTTGTCCACGGCCCGACCGAAGTCGTCGAGACGATGACCAAGTTGCAGCAATATTCGTTTGTCTGCGCCCCGCAGCCGGCTCAATGGGCGGCGCTCGAAGCGATCGACGTCGATGTCGACGACTACCGCCAACAATATCAAGGCAAACGCGACCGGATCATCGACGCCCTGAAAGACGACTACGAAATCGAAGTCCCGGGCGGCGCGTTTTACATCTTCCCGAAAGTCCCATGGGGAACGGGAACGACGTTTGTCGAAGCGGCAATCGCGGCGGGGCTGTTGATCATCCCCGGCGGGATCTTCAGCGGTCGCGACACCCACTTCCGAATCTCCTACGCCGCCAGCGACCAGACGATCGATCGCGGCATCGAAGTCCTTAAGCAACTTGCCCGATCGGGCCCCAAGGCGTAG
- the ilvA gene encoding threonine ammonia-lyase, biosynthetic: protein MTDKRLLGYLQRILNARVYDVAIESPLERANKLSARLGNQVWLKREDTQPVHSFKLRGAYNKMSRLSSAELARGVVCASAGNHAQGVALSARQLGCQAVVVMPVTTPKLKSDAVRDLGAQIVLHGDSYSDAYLHALELEQQHGYVFVHPFDDPDVIAGQGTIGMEILRQHQHPIHAVFVAIGGGGLISGVAAYIKAVRPEIKVIGVQMGDSDAMIQSIDAGSVVPLHDVGLFSDGTAVKVVGTETFRLTRELVDGFVSVDTDAVCAAIKDAFEDTRSILEPAGAMGIAGMKQYIAQHGLQGESLVAITCGANMNFDRLRFVAERAEAGEEREALLAVTIPEQRGSFKRLCQTIGQRNVTEFSYRISDEREAHVLVGLAISSRGELPEIQQSLATEGFAALDLKDDELAKEHLRYMVGGRSRLVGNERLYRFEFPERPGALVRFLSSMHPSWNISLFHYRNQGADYGRILVGIQVPDAELQAFADFIDTLGYRYADETANPVYHLFLR from the coding sequence ATGACGGATAAACGCTTGTTGGGATACTTGCAACGGATACTCAACGCCCGGGTCTACGATGTCGCGATCGAATCGCCATTGGAACGAGCGAACAAATTGTCCGCGCGGCTCGGCAACCAGGTCTGGCTGAAACGCGAGGATACACAGCCGGTCCACAGTTTCAAATTGCGTGGCGCGTACAACAAAATGTCGCGACTCTCTTCGGCGGAACTGGCTCGCGGCGTGGTTTGTGCTTCGGCGGGAAACCATGCGCAAGGCGTTGCGCTCAGCGCCCGCCAGCTAGGCTGCCAAGCTGTCGTCGTGATGCCGGTGACAACACCGAAATTGAAGTCCGACGCCGTCCGCGACTTGGGTGCCCAGATCGTCCTGCATGGGGACAGTTATTCCGACGCGTATTTGCACGCTCTGGAGCTCGAACAGCAACATGGATATGTCTTTGTGCATCCGTTTGATGACCCCGATGTGATCGCGGGTCAGGGAACGATCGGGATGGAAATCCTGCGTCAGCATCAGCATCCGATCCATGCCGTGTTTGTGGCGATCGGCGGTGGCGGGCTGATCTCGGGCGTCGCTGCCTATATCAAAGCGGTTCGCCCCGAGATCAAAGTCATCGGCGTTCAGATGGGTGATTCCGATGCGATGATCCAATCGATCGATGCCGGCAGCGTCGTCCCGCTGCACGACGTGGGACTCTTTTCAGACGGCACGGCGGTTAAAGTTGTTGGAACCGAAACGTTCCGATTGACGCGGGAATTGGTCGATGGTTTTGTGTCCGTCGATACCGACGCGGTCTGTGCAGCCATCAAAGATGCCTTTGAAGATACCCGCAGCATCTTGGAACCGGCTGGGGCGATGGGGATCGCCGGAATGAAGCAGTACATCGCGCAGCACGGCCTACAAGGCGAAAGTCTGGTGGCGATCACCTGTGGCGCCAACATGAACTTCGACCGGCTGCGGTTTGTTGCCGAACGAGCTGAAGCGGGTGAAGAACGCGAGGCACTGCTGGCGGTCACGATTCCCGAACAGCGCGGCAGCTTCAAGCGATTGTGCCAGACCATTGGGCAGCGGAATGTCACCGAGTTCAGCTACCGCATCTCGGATGAACGCGAAGCCCATGTGTTGGTCGGTCTAGCGATCAGCAGCCGTGGGGAACTGCCCGAAATTCAACAGTCGCTCGCCACCGAAGGCTTCGCCGCGTTGGACCTCAAGGATGATGAACTGGCCAAAGAACACTTGCGTTACATGGTCGGTGGCCGCAGCCGGCTTGTGGGAAACGAGCGGCTGTACCGCTTCGAATTCCCCGAGCGTCCCGGCGCGCTGGTCCGTTTTCTGTCCAGCATGCACCCCAGCTGGAACATCAGCCTGTTCCATTACCGCAATCAAGGCGCCGATTACGGCAGGATCCTGGTAGGCATCCAGGTTCCCGATGCAGAACTGCAGGCCTTTGCCGACTTCATCGACACCTTGGGTTACCGCTACGCCGACGAAACGGCCAACCCGGTCTATCATCTCTTCTTACGATGA